CTTGCGTCGTCGGCTCATGTTTGGACCTAGGAGCTGTGCTCTGCGGCGTCAGCAGTGGTGCGGTCTACCAGCAACTAGGTGTTGACTTTTACCGGTTTTTATGGGCTAAACATGGAGGTGACAGCAGCCCGCCGTTCGTTTCTGTGCGATATCGGTGAGCGACGTTAATAAACATTTTAGAAACAACTTGAAAACCAGCAAACGTTAGTAACTAAAAGCGTCAAGAAATGCAGGCTGCTTTGACAGCGCAGTAACTATACACTAAATCTGCGCCATGACAGATATTTAAATCATCCTGTCCATGCACATACAGGCTGACGGGCTGAGACTAATAACAATTAAGAAATTGTTCAGTTTTGCCTGTGTTGATGTTTCAATTTTTGTCTTGGTAAAGCTATACTATAACAAACGCAACGGAGGAATATCTTATACAATACACTGCTATTGCTAGTAATATACGACACgtacttttctgtttttctatatatatataaacgtTCTGCTTTACTCATTTGTTTCCCATATAGCCTACAATATCCACAACAGTGCcctttttcttgtcattttaaaataagataCTTTATATATCCAGAGGGCTTGCTGGACTTTGCTATCAAAACCTGAATCTGGCTGATTCTGAAAACTTGTCTCACCCGTGTTGTGTCTGGTAAACATGTACACCGTTAAAATGTCCATGTTCTGTTATGTGCACATGCGTGTGTGTAAGGCTTCTGGGCAGATCGGACAGCCCTGCACGAAGCTGCGTCCCACGGCAGGGCTCTGCAGCTGAAGCAGCTGATCGAAAGCGGAACATCTGTGAACCTGGTGACGGTGGATAACATCACTCCGCTACACGAGGCCTGCATACAGGCCCATCCCAACTGTGCCAGACTCCTGCTGGAGGCTGGAGCCCAGGTAAGATCAAGTTAAGTGGAACACagcaaattattatttagatCGTACGCTGGGAtctgcactcacttgccagttcaacAGGTACTCCGGtgataaatgaatgcattctaatataacagccctgcactaaaccTCGCTTCATGACTGATCTAATCttcagtttattgttgaaaCAGCATGAGAAAAGTTGAGGATTCACCTGGGTGATCGTTTTGGAGGATGTAGcatgtgatgctgttaaactgtatgGAATTAAACGACAAAGTGTTTctgcttatttatttagctCAACTAAATCGTATTGTTAAAGTCAAGGAAATGTGTGTTGGTACAACACAGTTCAACCCAGCAGTACTAAATACCACAGCCTGCAAAGTGGCTGaatcacacacaccacacagtcGAATCAACAGGTCTCtttgttatttgaaactaatgctgaatGCCATTTAGGATGGCTTTCACTAGTGTTCCTGATAAACTAGCAGGCGAGTGTAGTGTGTCAGTCTGCCACTGAAATGCTTGGTAAATAGTGAGAGTAAATAGGAGTTGTtgctgtgggattttttttgttccaggttgATGTGCGTACCATCCATGGCAGCACTCCTCTTTGTAATGCCTGTGCATCTGGTAGCCTGGAGTGTGCCAAGCTCCTGTTGAACTACGGCGCCCAGGTTAACCCGTCCCTCACGGCTCTCACTGCCACGCCGCTCCACGAGGCCTGCATACAAGGTAAAACTGCAACAGCAATGAAACGTGCTTCATGCATCGACACGGTCCGTCAGATGTTAACGTTCCTCGCAGGTAATGTTGACGTTGTGAGGCTGATGATAGCCAACGGTGCCAGGCTGGAGGCGTTTGACGTCCACTTTGGTCCTCCCCTTCACATAGCATGTGCTAAAGGGCGCATAGATTGTGTCAAGGAGCTGCTGTGTGCAGGTCAGTACGAAAACTAAAGATTAGATAGTATGTTTAAGACATATATGTGTTAAAGATTAACATTTGTCAAAGGAGTCCATTGCTCTTTGATTGATTGGATGGGCTTAATGTAACCGTCATCCTTTACTTTAATACTTTTGGATGTGATAACTCTAAATTAAAAGGTCtaaactcaactcaactttgTGCAGGTGCCAATGTGAATTCAGTGAAATTCCACGAGACAGCTCTGCACCATGCAGCTCGAGTCCACATGGTGGAAATGATCGAGCTGTTGGTGGAGTTTGGAGCCAACGTGTACGCCAGCGACAACACGGGTAGAAAGCCTGTAGACTACACGACACCAGCCTCTCCCTCTTACGCCTGCCTCAGGTTTTATGAAAGTGAGACAGCTGTTCAGACAGAGAGTTACAGTATTTAgcatcacttttctttttgtgcttgTGATTCATGACGACAAACCTCATGTAAACCTCTTGTCCTTGACAGGTAATCCTCTGAGCCTGCAGGAGCTGTGCAGAATAGCTTTGCGGGTGATGCTGGGTACCAGAGCATCAGACGTCATAGATCAACTAGATATATCCCTCCGCATTCACAGTTACCTCCACTACCGTGACCACCCTACATCACTTCACACGATTGGTGTTTGAGTTTACATATCAACcatttatggggcaaggaaccgtGTATTGTCACTTTGGCAcactgtgtctctcagtgaggtttaggaGCATGTGGTTTTTATGCAGCCAAtaagagaagatcaaggaaacactCTCAGGTCAAATTAGGGTCAGATATGGTCTGCTAGGTCCACCTCCGCATGAATGCTTAGCATAACTGATGCTTAGCATAACCATGGCGAACTGacctaatgttgtgtaatgtGATAACGtttgaatcagcacttatgttttAATAgtctaaataaatgtttacatttgtttatcacTTTAGTGCAAATTACCATATATGTTAACCTTTATTAATCttgataaagaaagaaaattcacaaaagtaaaaaagtcttcttatgccctacaataacactcaatggttgaaatttagaatttccaagtatttcagtgagtgtcCTATAAAAGGTTAAAGCTTTGAAAGGAAGCACCATGTACTGCGTATCTGCTCAGTTTGTGGGACAAACTACAAACTCCAGCATGCATTTCGAGTCTCCGATATGTGACGTGACTCCGGCGAGCTGCGAGGACGCGGCTGTTTACAAACAAGCGCTGGTTTCGTGTCAACGCTGCTAAGCCGAGACTAATAAATAAAGACCGCggatggaaatggaaaactcTCAGCCTTACTTCTTTGGAGATATAGGTGAGAATGACATTTAGACAACATGGCTGGGGGAGACTGTCGCTCTTTCAAACATGGACCCAGTTTGACGTCGGCGTGCTTCGTTGAGCTGTCACCAGCTAGCTAGCACATTAACCGCTGCCAATACAGAGGGAGTAGTGTAGTACCTGCAAGTTAAAGACCTGCATTATTGGTTTTTCGTAGGTTTAGAGCACAGTACCGCTGCCTGGATGGCTTCTCTCTGCGGTGTCGTAAtgcatgtgaaatgtttttctccAAACCCACCAGGAAACACGGCCTTAAAAAGAAGATTACACTTGTTTTATTACATAGTAGAAGTACACGAAATTGAGcataactgtgtttttgttgtagttAACTTTGGCACTTGAACTTAATCTCCACTGCAGTATGCAATTATAGCAGCAATACGGAATGAAAACACCATGGGTACAATAACAAGGAGACTGCTGACGCGCACGCTTGTTTATTCTGCTCGAAGAGCTTCGATGAATGAAAAGGCAGCAGCGTTACGCGGTGTGATGTTCACGGAAGCATGTGCTCCCCCGCAGGCTGCTgggcagagaggacagaggttCACAAGGCGGCGTCCCTCGGCCAGGCGTCCCACCTGGAGCACCTGATCCAGAGCGGAGCCTCGGTCAACATGGTGGCTGTGGACTCCATCACTCCGCTGCACGAGGCCTCCATCCGCGGACAGGCGCAGTGtgtccagctgctgctggaagcgGGAGCCCAGGTGAACCGACGCACATATTCGTCGTGCTTTGCTTAATGCTTGAGGAAAGACATTGTTGTAGATGGGAACTAGGAGATGAAGCgcctctgtgtgcatgtgtcccCCTGTGTCTTATCATGCGTGTCAGGTGGACGCGAGGAACGTGGACGGGAGCACCCCGCTGTGTGACGCCTGCTCGTCCGGTAGTTTGGAGTGTGTGAGGCTCTTGCTGGAGCACGGCGCCAAGGCCAACCCTGCCCTCACCTCCCGCACCGCCTCACCCCTCCACGAGGCCTGCATGGGAGGCGAGTGcctcacttttatttgtttcatgcaCAGCGTTTTATGTGAACTTTCTACAAACATACATGCTGAAGTACTCTCCGATCTTCTCTCAGGTAACTCAGACTGTGTGGAGCTTTTGATAGCTATGGGCGCTTGTCTCGAAGCATATGACCTCTACTACGGGACCCCGCTGCACGTGGCTTGTGCTAATGAACACACAGACTGTGTGAAGGTGCTGCTCAATGCAGGTGGGTGTCCGTACGAAGCAACGTGAGGCTTTTGGATTTAAATTTGACACTTAGTTCTCTCAGATTTTGTGTTGAGAACATTATCTTTTACAGTCACCTCAATTATTATCAAACAGGTTTGATATTTAATCAGTATCTATCACTGCTTACAAAACAGCCAGTGATGTGGTTGTCAAGCGGTGTTAAACATTCTAGCCCCTGACTCTCACCTTGTCTTGCACACTGTTGTTGACAGATATTAAAAGTCACACCTTCAGGTTTCACTGAAAAGGCCCCGCAaccaaaaccacagcagctCCACATACAACCCCCAGTGCCCCCAACCATTTTCACCATTACAAAGTTACAGCAAAAGGTTGCACCACAGTCTCATTTTTGATTGCATCTCCTTCCCTATGAGAACTGTTCAATATTACCTTTTTGGCCGAACCTGAATAATATCCTCTAGTACCTGTTGGACTATTATTTCCATGTGGTGACTACTCCCAGTGATCAGCTGAAGTATAACACAAAATGTGCcaatataaaatatgacaatataAAATCTGACTGATCCACTTCTCTCCATCAAATTTAGagcctttaaataaaataaaactacaaatttGTCTTTGGTAGAAATCAGTGGGTTTGTTGCcaaggacaaagaaagaaagggccTAAcggatgtttttgttatttgtatttttatgagtTGACTTGTCCTTCTAGGTGCTAAAGTGAACGCGACCCGGCTGCACGAGACCCCACTGCACCACGCTGCTAAAAGCAAGCGAGTTGAGATGATTGAGATACTGCTGGAGTTCGGGGCCAACATCTACGCGAGAGATCAGCACGACAGGAAACCCCTGGACTACACCACGCCGGGTTCTCCCTCTGCAACCTGCCTGCAGCTTTACGAGAGTAAGTTTTCACTCACGTCTGGTctgcatgaaaaaagaaaacttaccATATATCACCAGCAGATGGCAACCAAGgatcattttttttcacttcgGAGAAGCCCCAGATAAATACACCTGTTTGCTATGTTGCTCCTATATACAGCTGACAAACTATGGGCTAGTCACTATAAATGAACACAACAAGACATCCATGTTTACATCTCTTACTTCAAGAGCTCcatctaaaaaagaaatgtatctcAGCATGAAACTCATACCTCCAGTCAGTCCCAATGTTTCCATCATTTTCCAATATTATTTACACACAGTGTGTTAAAGACACTTAGTTCCAgatctttctctcctttttctgtAGCTACTCCTATGAGTCTTCAGCAGCTCAGCAGGTTAGCAGTGAGGAAGGAGCTGGGCACCAGGGCTCTGAAGGTCATAGGTCAACTGAACATGCCGAAGCTCATCATCAGCTACCTCCGCTACCAATGAGTGTCAcctggagcaggagctggatCAGAGCTCGACGAGTGACTGGAGACACGTGGTGCTGCTGCGCCACTCTACTGCTAACGCAGTATAGGTGCCACTGCTTTAGATATGGTAACAGCTGACACGCAGATTAGTGCCAAGGTGCCAAGCACAATCTCATCACATGCTTtcatcagccttttttttttattattattattataattatttatcaaAACTGCACTTTCTTCTCAAGACTTGAAGCGACTGGAGGGCTGAGACCTGCACAGCAACAATATGAGTAAATCGATTCAGGAAATCCTCTCATACCGAAACTAGCACTTTTTAGAAGAAGCATTTAAGCACTTCAGTTTTCTTGTAGGGTGTTTTGATGACCGTTAATCATGGTTTTAAAAGGGCAACGTTTAGATAAAAGTTCTTCTAAACAATCTTCGTACTAACCTTGTGCCAGCTTGTGTCAGAACTTGAATTCAGAAGGCAGCACTGGGCAACGCTCGCTTTGCTTTATAAACAGTTGGCTCTGGTTGGTAATCACGACCGCTCTGTTTGACAGTTGCTCTTTTTAGTCCGTTCAGACGTTGGCTGAGAATGTCAACAACAAAAGTCTTAAACAGCATTTAATAAtgtgtagaaaaataaacagaacggGTGCTGCAAGAGAAGATCACGTCTAATATTAGACACGACCGTGGATGTGGAATTATCTTAACCGGAGGTCACAAAGCTCAGGGAGAGCGCTGGTACGTTGCGTTTGTCAACCTGGATCAGTTTCCAGATTCACCGGGAAGAAGCACACAAAACTGTGAGGCACGTTGTAAATGCTGAGAAGCTGTCAAAATATGAAACGGGACATGGCTCCCTTCGTATATATTCTCTGaccaaggacaaaaaaaaaatgtaaaaaatgccAAGCCATGGCAGGATCAAGCAGACATCGATCCCGTCTGCTTATTTATAGCTTAGTGCTTAGAGCTCGCTCTGTAAAATGTGCTTATAGACGACCCAGGGTGTTCAGTCAGGTTTAGTTATATTTAGCTGGAGTTACAGGAAGTTGTTTATGAATTCCACAGAAATTGTTTTGAATCTTCTCAAGTGTCATGACCTAGTTTATAGGTAGGTCCAATAACTTTGATTTATTCTGTTGAGGTTAAATCAGGCCTACACACATTCTTCGTGACTGGACAGAGCGGtagtgtgtgtcactgtgtatgTTTCAGTTGTGACGCTGTCTCGCGGTTTTTCCCACCTGGCTCAGCCTGTCCCAGTATCACATGCTACATCCTTTACAGCTTGCATCAGTATTGTGTTCTTCCTTATCCGAGTGTGATGAGGAAACATTACCTAAACCACAGCAGCTTCACATACACATTTTATCTCTTTAACTACACATTTACGTTTTACTAAAAGAGCGCTTAACGCTTAATTTCTTTTAGTATTCAGTTGTGCAGCTCGCAGCACCTGGACTCTTGTTTGAGAACAATTCTTCTTCACTCTTGTCAGTTGTGTGAAAGTTTCGTGATGATCTCAGCCTGATCAAAAACTTTCAATAACTGCatacagtgatcagccacaacattatgaccaagtTTGGAGTAGTGAGAATCTTGTGATGGttccatgttctgctgggaaacctttggacctggcattcatgaaGATGTTAcgtagatatgtagcacccacctagaccagaccagaaacacCCTTGATACAGAAACACAtgttcaaaaaacatgaagaacagcacaaggtgttgacctggcctccaaatttccaaagtatctgtgggatgatccacagaggcctccacaggacaccctcagacggcccatgaaggtggtcataatgttgtgtctgatggGCGAATAGCATGATTTTAATCTTTTGAAATAAACTCACGCACGTGCATATTTATAACCATCACTAAATGCGGTCGGGCCAGATGGCTAATCAAAGCACGATAGCGTAAAGCTGATCACAAACAACCAAATTTGGTGAACACagaattttgcaaaaaaataaatattcagtgagCGTGACTTTTTCAATCTTTTCAGAGCCAATTACAAACAGCAAAATGTGAGCTTATTTTCTCTGCCTGCCCCTTTCCCCTCTGCTCTTATTAATCATAAAACACGGTACACGTGCAGCCTACTGACGTCAGCCTGCAGGATTTTGGGGTGTTTAGGTTCACCGCTTTCAgacctctttcttttccccagaGCTGCCAGCGAGCACAGTTACCTTGTGCAACTTTGGAAAGCACGTGTCCATCTGACAGCTCTCATGGAGATCAGAACCTGAGGGGTTGCTGTGTGTCTGGCAGATCTTTTCCAATCATTAAACGCTAATATTTCATACTTTCAGACCCTTATCCTCATCTCTCGGTTCACTCCCCTCATTTGGCCGGTGCCCTAAACGTGCCTGGGCTGCACGATGCTGGCTTGAACATGGAGCTTGTTGCGCTCCATAAACCGGCCGAGCTGTGGGAGTTTTTCACGTCAACATACAAATTCTTACCTACCATCTTTTACAATCTATTTGTACTGTTATTAACACTGTAAAACACAGGTCATTGTAACTGTGGCCAGTAAATAATCTTGAGGCACATATCTCATGGAGCGATCCCTTTAAGACATGTCAAAATATCTGACTGTGATGAGGACCGGTCTTCTCCATGCAGCTTAAAATAACCACTAAAAACATGCTTGGGTTCAAAGCACTTTAAGTCCAGAGAAGGGACTGGAAAAAGCAATGAGAGGATGGCAGGCATGAAGGGAATGTCTTGTTATCTAAGATGAGACATGGCCCCTGCATCCTCACAGGAATGTTGAACTTCATTTTGATCAATAGAGTGGTTGGTTCGTTTGAAAACCCTCTTCCTCTTGGTTCGTCACAATAAAGAGCCTTGGCAGTTCTTTGAGTTTCGTAAGTGTTACTGAAATGCTGGGTTTAATCGTGTGCCATGTTCAGAGCACACAGATTTATATGTTTAAGGTGCTACAGTCTGAGGACCCACcgtcccacaaacacacacacacacgcacacacaaaattgttccataaatgtttatgttCTTAAAGTGTTTTGATCTGAATGTGATTAATATGTTGATTTACTGAGTAAACTGTGTCAATGATATGCtgtcctcattttcttttttgagtgcATCTGGATTTCAAACGAAAGACATTAACACATGTTTACCGCATGTCCTGACACCTAAGAGCTGTGTTCTGCTACGTGTGTCCTCATGGTGGCGCCTGTCTGGCTGCTGCCAACTTACTCTTGTAAACACACGCCCCAAGAACAGTAGATGACAGAAAACAGGTCGTCTCTGTAACTGTTTAGCTCTGTGCTACGTAGGATACCAGTAGTCCCATCACTtaaagcagtggttcccaacctggggtccgCGCCCCACCAAGGACGgcgccagagatcacagggggcGCACCacaacttgtctgatctgagctcacgatcagttttcacctgtttcgtGTTACGTGTGTCCCCTACATGTACGATGCAGGTCTTAAAGTATCTCCGGCTCTGTGGCAGATCTCCGGCGTGTGGCGTTCaattgtgatttaaaaaaagatcaacatttggaaaaataaaagtcaggtattgatattgtcaggttcgagCAGCCATTTGAGTTCGTCTACCATTGGAATcagagtaacgcagctttccctctccaaactaataTCACTAGCAAATCAGAAGTAAGGTGGGGGTACGTATGGTTCTTTGGTTGAGAACcggctgcagctgatgctgcattcaatacaacttgggaaaaaatgagctctgagttgtcaaactcagaaattactgcttctgaaataaaaaaaaatagctgctgctaATATTCAACAAACAGTGACAATTTACAACTTATTTTTTATCCTCCGTGTTAACCTGCAACGTGAACGCTATGATATTGTCTGAAATATCCGAGTTTGAATGTAGAATTTCCTTGTTTTCTGGAAGGTATCATCTAAGccgccgttttttttttaaatcaaagtcactgttgtcggaaagatggagagtaaatttctCATCTCATGTCATCTTTTACTGCTTCTTAtccgggggttgctggagcctctCCCAGCTGccgagagtaaatttatgaagctaaaaatagtaaaaataatagttCAGTCTGTacggggtggggaggggggggaggggtggggggggggggggggggggggctccaaggaaaaaaggCTGTGAACCACTGTCTTAAAGGATCTATTTGCAGAATgtagttttcatgttttttcgtTTGTGCGCTTTATGTCAGAAACTTTAAATTGATATCACTAAGCAGATACGTACTCTTAGCCCAAACACTATGACCTTTTGCCCAATATTGTCTAGCTCCTACCAAAACAACCCTGACCCGTCGACATGGACTCCActagacctctgaaggtgtgctCTGGTATCTGGCGCCAAACCGTtggcagcagatcctttaagttcTACAAACTGCGTTGGGCCTCcatggatcaggcttgtttgtCCAGATTATGCCACAGATCCTCTACTGGATTGCGATCTACAGGCTCTGGAGGTCAAGTCAACACCTAGAGCCCGTTGGTGTGTTCCACGAACCACTCCTGAACTGTTTAAGCTTTGTAGCACGGAGCGTAatcctgctgaaagaggccactGCCATCAGTGGAATACCGTTTCCATGTAAGGCTGTACATGATCTGTAACAATGtttaggtaggtggtacatgccaaagtaacatccacatgaatggcaggaCCCAAGAACTCCAAGAAAAGCATTGTCCAAAGCCCTTTTGCCGCCTTTACCTTCTTCCtataccacttttttttttttcagcagtaaGAGTTACAGTAGCACTCACACTTGGTTGGACCACACACGTACTGACCACTGTAGAACAGGAACACCCGAAAAGAGCTGCTCTCCAGGAGATGATCTGAGCAACAAGTCTAGGCATTCCAGAGTACAATAAGCTCAGTTCCTCTCATTTACCACTAGGCTGTGCCGTGGATAAAGAAATAAACGGTTAGCCAAACGTGTCAGCCAGCTACAAGCTGTGTTCTAACAGTCAGCATGTGTTAGGGGCCAGAGGGCAAAGAGAAAACAAGCTCCTGTAACTGGTTAGTCACCGGCTGGTGGTTAATTAAGCAGGCCTTGTTGATTTACTCTCCCGAGGAAAAGATCTTTGTCGTTAAGCCATAAACAGAAGGGGGATCGGATCTTGGCAGCTGAAGAGCAGAagaggaaagggagaggagagcagatTGTGGATTTGAGGTGCTAAGCAGACAGGAACTGGGAGGTTTTTGTTTAAGAGTCAGAGATAAACACACAGCTGGGATGCTGTGATGGTCCAATGCTACGCTCGCCCATCAGACACTGCAGCCTGAGAGTCACTACCCTGAAATGAGCTGCAGATGTGAAGCGCTGCAGTGAAGACTGATTTACAGAGAGATGCGTGAAGACAAGAACCAAACTCATACATGTAGagtgcaccaaaaaaaaaacattttctgctcaTGACATGACTGATAGGTCATGATATATGGAGCTGATTCATGTTTTTGATTTGGACAATATGCAAGCTCGACTCAGTGTGTTGACTGCAGAGAAGTGTAGCAAAGTTTAAGCAGTCGATTCTGCACGTAAAGTCCGAACACCACTCTCACTCTACAGCTCTTCATGTCTGCAAACCTTTACAACAGTACCTGTAGATATCATGGTTAGCTtcgcataaagactggaaatgaGTAAACGGCCAGCCTTGCTATGTTCAATGTTCAAACACACATCTGCCAACACCCATAGGGATCAT
This portion of the Mugil cephalus isolate CIBA_MC_2020 chromosome 22, CIBA_Mcephalus_1.1, whole genome shotgun sequence genome encodes:
- the asb13a.1 gene encoding ankyrin repeat and SOCS box protein 13a.1 isoform X2; translation: MEVTAARRSFLCDIGFWADRTALHEAASHGRALQLKQLIESGTSVNLVTVDNITPLHEACIQAHPNCARLLLEAGAQVDVRTIHGSTPLCNACASGSLECAKLLLNYGAQVNPSLTALTATPLHEACIQGNVDVVRLMIANGARLEAFDVHFGPPLHIACAKGRIDCVKELLCAGANVNSVKFHETALHHAARVHMVEMIELLVEFGANVYASDNTGRKPVDYTTPASPSYACLRFYESNPLSLQELCRIALRVMLGTRASDVIDQLDISLRIHSYLHYRDHPTSLHTIGV
- the LOC125000437 gene encoding ankyrin repeat and SOCS box protein 13-like isoform X2, which encodes MEMENSQPYFFGDIGCWAERTEVHKAASLGQASHLEHLIQSGASVNMVAVDSITPLHEASIRGQAQCVQLLLEAGAQVDARNVDGSTPLCDACSSGSLECVRLLLEHGAKANPALTSRTASPLHEACMGGNSDCVELLIAMGACLEAYDLYYGTPLHVACANEHTDCVKVLLNAGAKVNATRLHETPLHHAAKSKRVEMIEILLEFGANIYARDQHDRKPLDYTTPGSPSATCLQLYETTPMSLQQLSRLAVRKELGTRALKVIGQLNMPKLIISYLRYQ
- the asb13a.1 gene encoding ankyrin repeat and SOCS box protein 13a.1 isoform X1, which encodes MEVTAARRSFLCDIGFWADRTALHEAASHGRALQLKQLIESGTSVNLVTVDNITPLHEACIQAHPNCARLLLEAGAQVDVRTIHGSTPLCNACASGSLECAKLLLNYGAQVNPSLTALTATPLHEACIQGKTATAMKRASCIDTVRQMLTFLAGNVDVVRLMIANGARLEAFDVHFGPPLHIACAKGRIDCVKELLCAGANVNSVKFHETALHHAARVHMVEMIELLVEFGANVYASDNTGRKPVDYTTPASPSYACLRFYESNPLSLQELCRIALRVMLGTRASDVIDQLDISLRIHSYLHYRDHPTSLHTIGV
- the LOC125000437 gene encoding ankyrin repeat and SOCS box protein 13-like isoform X1, which produces MEMENSQPYFFGDIGCWAERTEVHKAASLGQASHLEHLIQSGASVNMVAVDSITPLHEASIRGQAQCVQLLLEAGAQVDARNVDGSTPLCDACSSGSLECVRLLLEHGAKANPALTSRTASPLHEACMGGECLTFICFMHSVLCELSTNIHAEVLSDLLSGNSDCVELLIAMGACLEAYDLYYGTPLHVACANEHTDCVKVLLNAGAKVNATRLHETPLHHAAKSKRVEMIEILLEFGANIYARDQHDRKPLDYTTPGSPSATCLQLYETTPMSLQQLSRLAVRKELGTRALKVIGQLNMPKLIISYLRYQ